The proteins below are encoded in one region of Pseudomonas ekonensis:
- the dinG gene encoding ATP-dependent DNA helicase DinG: MISTELKTTIQGAYSRFLEAKSLKPRYGQRLMIAEVAKVLGDIDTDDEGKRSGDPAVVAVEAGTGTGKTVAYSLAAIPTAKAAGKRLVIATATVALQEQIVYKDLPDLMRNSGLNFSFALAKGRGRYLCLSKLDMLLQEGHAQTATAQLFEEEGFKIEVDEASQKLFTSMIEKLAGNKWDGDRDSWPNALEDADWARLTTDHSQCTNRHCPNFGQCAFYKAREGMGKVDVIVTNHDMVLADLALGGGAVLPDPRDTIYVFDEGHHLPDKAIGHFAHYTRLRSTADWLETTAKNLTKLLAQHPLPGDLGKLIEQVPELAREIKAQQQFMFSACEQIADFRPGEDTEGRERPRHRFVGGVIPEHMREMGIELKKGFARLNDLFTRLTDLLKEGMDGEVNIGIASTQAEEWYPLFGSLLSRASGNWELWTAFTAEDPQDNPPMARWLTLAESGSLFDIEVNASPILAAETLRRSLWNVAHGCLVTSATLTALGTFDRFRMRAGLPKKAVTAVVPSPFHHCDAGVLRVPDLNADPRDAAGHTAAIIRDLPDLVEGSRGSLVLFSSRKQMQDVFDGLDRDWRKQVFIQGNLSKQETLNKHKARVDGGDSSVLFGLASFAEGVDLPGAYCEHVVIAKIPFSVPDDPVEAALSEWIEARGGNPFMEIAVPDASLKLVQACGRLLRTEEDRGIITLLDRRLVTQRYGKAILNALPPFRREIS; the protein is encoded by the coding sequence ATGATCAGCACCGAACTCAAAACCACGATCCAGGGCGCCTACTCGCGTTTCCTCGAGGCCAAGAGCCTCAAGCCGCGCTACGGCCAGCGCCTGATGATCGCTGAAGTCGCCAAGGTCCTCGGCGACATCGACACCGACGACGAAGGCAAGCGCAGCGGCGACCCCGCGGTGGTCGCGGTGGAGGCCGGCACCGGTACGGGCAAGACGGTGGCCTACAGCCTGGCGGCGATCCCGACCGCCAAGGCCGCCGGCAAGCGGCTGGTGATCGCCACCGCCACCGTGGCCCTGCAGGAGCAGATCGTCTACAAGGACCTGCCGGACCTGATGCGCAACAGCGGGCTGAACTTCAGCTTCGCCCTGGCCAAGGGCCGCGGCCGCTATCTGTGCCTGTCCAAGCTCGACATGCTGCTGCAGGAAGGCCACGCGCAGACCGCCACCGCCCAGCTGTTCGAAGAGGAAGGCTTCAAGATCGAGGTCGACGAGGCCAGCCAGAAGCTGTTCACCAGCATGATCGAGAAGCTCGCCGGCAATAAGTGGGACGGCGACCGCGACAGCTGGCCCAACGCCCTGGAGGACGCCGACTGGGCGCGCCTGACCACCGACCACAGCCAGTGCACCAACCGCCATTGCCCCAACTTCGGCCAGTGCGCCTTCTACAAGGCGCGCGAAGGGATGGGCAAGGTCGATGTGATCGTCACCAACCACGACATGGTGCTGGCCGACCTCGCGCTGGGCGGCGGCGCGGTGCTGCCGGACCCGCGCGACACGATCTACGTGTTCGACGAAGGGCATCACCTGCCGGACAAGGCCATCGGCCACTTCGCCCATTACACGCGCCTGCGCTCCACCGCCGACTGGCTGGAGACCACCGCCAAGAACCTCACCAAACTGCTGGCCCAGCACCCGTTGCCCGGCGACCTCGGCAAGCTGATCGAACAGGTGCCGGAGCTGGCGCGGGAGATCAAGGCCCAGCAGCAGTTCATGTTCAGCGCCTGCGAGCAGATCGCCGACTTCCGCCCCGGCGAAGACACCGAAGGCCGCGAGCGGCCGCGCCACCGCTTCGTCGGCGGGGTGATCCCCGAGCACATGCGCGAAATGGGCATCGAGCTGAAGAAGGGCTTCGCCCGGCTCAACGACCTGTTCACCCGCCTGACCGACCTGCTCAAGGAGGGCATGGACGGCGAGGTCAACATCGGCATCGCCAGCACCCAGGCCGAAGAATGGTATCCGCTGTTCGGCAGCCTGCTGTCCCGGGCCTCCGGCAACTGGGAGCTGTGGACCGCGTTCACCGCCGAGGATCCGCAAGACAACCCGCCCATGGCCCGCTGGCTGACCCTGGCCGAAAGCGGTTCGCTGTTCGACATCGAGGTCAACGCCAGCCCGATCCTGGCGGCGGAGACCCTGCGCCGCAGCCTGTGGAACGTGGCGCACGGCTGCCTGGTGACCTCGGCGACCCTGACGGCGCTCGGCACCTTCGACCGTTTCCGCATGCGCGCCGGCCTGCCGAAAAAAGCCGTCACCGCCGTGGTGCCGAGCCCGTTCCACCATTGCGACGCCGGCGTGCTGCGGGTACCGGACCTCAACGCCGATCCGCGGGACGCCGCCGGCCACACCGCCGCGATCATCCGCGACCTGCCGGACCTGGTCGAAGGCTCGCGGGGCAGCCTGGTGCTGTTCTCCTCGCGCAAGCAGATGCAGGACGTGTTCGACGGCCTCGACCGCGACTGGCGCAAGCAGGTGTTCATCCAGGGCAACCTGTCGAAGCAGGAAACCCTGAACAAGCACAAGGCGCGGGTCGACGGCGGCGATTCCAGCGTGCTGTTCGGCCTCGCCAGCTTCGCCGAGGGCGTGGACTTGCCGGGCGCGTACTGCGAGCACGTGGTGATCGCCAAGATCCCGTTCTCGGTGCCCGACGATCCGGTCGAGGCCGCGTTGTCGGAGTGGATCGAGGCCCGGGGCGGCAATCCGTTCATGGAAATCGCCGTGCCGGACGCCTCGCTCAAGCTGGTCCAGGCCTGCGGCCGCCTGCTGCGCACCGAAGAGGACCGCGGCATCATCACCTTGCTGGACCGGCGGCTGGTCACCCAGCGCTACGGCAAGGCCATCCTCAATGCATTGCCGCCGTTCCGGCGTGAAATTTCCTGA
- a CDS encoding CopD family protein — MTPFSLVYPLHVLAALVWVGGMFFAWMVLRPAAVKALDGPGRLTLWVEVFQGFFRWVWGAVILLPVTGVGMLHLQQIGFDNAPRYVQVMMGLFVVMTALFIRIQALMLPELRTAVEAKDWPAGAAVLGRIRRVVGINLLVGIALVAVAAARPTF, encoded by the coding sequence ATGACACCTTTTAGCCTCGTTTACCCCTTGCATGTGCTCGCCGCCCTGGTCTGGGTCGGCGGCATGTTCTTCGCCTGGATGGTGCTGCGCCCCGCCGCGGTCAAGGCGCTGGACGGCCCCGGCCGGCTGACCCTGTGGGTGGAAGTGTTTCAAGGTTTTTTCCGCTGGGTGTGGGGCGCGGTGATCCTGCTGCCGGTCACCGGCGTGGGCATGCTGCACCTGCAGCAGATCGGCTTCGACAACGCGCCGCGGTACGTGCAGGTGATGATGGGGCTGTTCGTGGTGATGACGGCGCTGTTCATCCGGATTCAGGCACTGATGCTGCCGGAACTGCGCACGGCGGTGGAGGCGAAGGACTGGCCGGCGGGTGCGGCGGTCTTGGGACGGATCCGTCGGGTGGTGGGGATCAACCTGCTGGTCGGCATTGCCCTGGTGGCGGTGGCGGCGGCGCGGCCGACGTTCTGA
- a CDS encoding DUF6231 family protein: MTVALSTRTPQQALAALLDRYAPARLLLIGASEFPALAAFKEAHPDTRVAHAAPGALPDELASQRFDLALVVDCLEHLPKRDGLNLLGGIRNLNASRIAVLADLSASGWQETDFYSLALQASERFARDEQVLTLFTYDLLDYKQVPDWLNSKFWANPENFGKYWW, translated from the coding sequence ATGACCGTCGCCCTTTCCACCCGTACGCCGCAGCAGGCGCTGGCCGCCCTGCTTGACCGCTACGCGCCCGCCCGCCTGCTGCTGATCGGCGCCAGCGAGTTCCCGGCCCTGGCCGCCTTCAAAGAGGCCCACCCGGACACCCGCGTCGCCCACGCCGCCCCCGGCGCCCTGCCCGATGAACTCGCCTCGCAGCGGTTCGACCTGGCGCTGGTGGTCGATTGCCTGGAGCACCTGCCCAAGCGCGACGGCCTGAACCTGCTGGGCGGCATCCGCAACCTCAACGCCAGCCGCATCGCCGTGCTGGCGGACCTTTCGGCCAGCGGCTGGCAAGAGACGGACTTCTACTCCCTGGCCCTGCAGGCCAGCGAGCGCTTTGCCCGCGACGAGCAAGTGCTGACCCTCTTCACCTACGATCTGCTTGACTACAAGCAAGTCCCCGACTGGCTCAATTCGAAGTTCTGGGCCAACCCGGAAAACTTCGGGAAATACTGGTGGTAA
- a CDS encoding beta-galactosidase, whose amino-acid sequence MIRRSLPAAFALMFAAPLLAAPAGQQTLFNFVRPADVVKVTTENADLPQANAEQTPEGEVLRRVTFSPVARPTLRLAPQTGAWDWSQSGMMSLRLQSAMDWAVTVYVQIQSNDGKTLTSRVDLPAGPAQTLLVPLTASSPLSQGMKAAPPMPITVDGQRILLAGSSGELDRSQVVSVSLSLDRPKAAQSLLLERFGVQDGDEAVKAAYGNLVDAYGQSTRGKWPEKVANDEQLKAAAAKEQQQLKGWLAEREKAPLDKFGGWIGGPAFKASGFFRSEKRDGRWYLVTPQGHPFYSLGVNTVSPDVNPTYVAGREWMFESLPKPDEPLASHYGEGDNRGGNGADQGRGYNVGRWYDFYGANLQRLNGDPCAAQIHSQPGAEAAAAAPCKATVDEKRWTAHTLDRLLAWGFNTVGNWSASPLGNAQRMPYTLPLSIVGDYASISTGNDWWGGMPDPFDPRFAMATERAVAIAARDHRDDPWLIGYYADNELAWAGPGDDPKSRYALAYGTLKMTTDVPAKRAFLKQLRDKYRNQEGLSKAWGIDLPAWELMEDPGFVPPLPSAEHPEIEADFKYFQKVFADTYFKTISDSLKWHAPNQMLLGGRFAVSTPEAVASCAQFCDVLSFNLYTLKPQDGYDFAALRELDKPVLITEFNFGSTDRGPFWGGVTPLAKEEDRGPAYANFLKQALSEPSIVGVHWFQYLDQPVTGRLLDGENGHFGLVGVTDLPFQGFVEAVRKSNLATVGQIGKEASRPLGDTGHEAEGGRKGEAGKGPDAGHAGGHSGNGH is encoded by the coding sequence ATGATTCGCCGTTCGTTGCCTGCCGCTTTTGCCCTGATGTTCGCCGCCCCGTTGCTGGCGGCGCCCGCCGGCCAGCAGACCCTGTTCAATTTCGTCCGTCCCGCCGACGTGGTGAAGGTGACCACCGAAAACGCCGACTTGCCCCAGGCCAACGCCGAGCAGACGCCGGAAGGCGAAGTGCTGCGCCGGGTGACGTTCAGCCCGGTCGCCCGTCCGACCCTGCGCCTGGCCCCGCAGACCGGCGCCTGGGACTGGTCGCAGTCCGGCATGATGAGCTTGCGCCTGCAGAGCGCCATGGACTGGGCCGTCACCGTCTACGTGCAGATCCAGAGCAACGACGGCAAGACCCTGACCAGCCGCGTCGACCTGCCGGCGGGCCCTGCCCAGACCCTGCTGGTGCCGTTGACCGCGAGCTCGCCCCTGAGCCAGGGCATGAAGGCCGCGCCGCCGATGCCGATCACCGTCGACGGCCAGCGGATCCTGCTGGCCGGCAGCAGCGGCGAGCTGGATCGCAGCCAGGTGGTGTCGGTCAGTCTGTCGCTGGACCGGCCCAAGGCGGCGCAGAGCCTGCTGCTTGAGCGCTTCGGCGTGCAGGACGGCGACGAGGCGGTCAAGGCCGCCTACGGCAACCTGGTGGATGCCTATGGCCAATCCACCCGGGGCAAGTGGCCGGAGAAGGTCGCCAATGACGAGCAGCTCAAGGCCGCCGCCGCCAAGGAACAGCAGCAACTGAAAGGCTGGCTGGCGGAGCGCGAGAAGGCGCCGCTGGACAAGTTCGGTGGCTGGATCGGCGGCCCGGCGTTCAAGGCCAGCGGATTCTTCCGCAGCGAAAAGCGTGACGGACGCTGGTATCTGGTGACGCCGCAGGGCCATCCGTTCTACTCGCTGGGGGTGAACACCGTCAGCCCGGACGTGAACCCGACCTACGTGGCCGGCCGCGAATGGATGTTCGAATCCCTGCCCAAGCCCGACGAGCCGCTGGCCAGCCACTACGGCGAAGGCGACAACCGCGGCGGCAACGGCGCCGATCAGGGGCGCGGCTATAACGTCGGGCGCTGGTACGACTTCTACGGCGCCAACCTGCAACGCTTGAACGGCGACCCTTGCGCCGCGCAGATCCACAGCCAACCCGGCGCCGAGGCGGCCGCTGCCGCGCCGTGCAAAGCCACGGTCGACGAGAAGCGCTGGACCGCCCACACCCTCGACCGTCTGCTGGCCTGGGGCTTCAACACCGTCGGCAACTGGAGCGCGTCGCCCTTGGGCAACGCCCAGCGCATGCCCTACACCCTGCCGCTGTCCATCGTCGGCGACTACGCCAGCATCAGCACCGGCAACGACTGGTGGGGCGGCATGCCCGACCCGTTCGACCCGCGTTTCGCCATGGCCACCGAGCGCGCCGTGGCCATCGCCGCCCGCGACCACCGCGACGATCCGTGGCTGATCGGCTACTACGCCGACAACGAACTGGCCTGGGCCGGCCCCGGCGACGACCCGAAATCGCGCTACGCCCTGGCCTACGGCACCTTGAAAATGACCACCGACGTGCCGGCCAAACGCGCCTTCCTCAAGCAACTGCGGGACAAGTACCGCAACCAGGAGGGCCTGTCCAAGGCCTGGGGCATCGACCTGCCGGCCTGGGAACTGATGGAGGATCCGGGTTTCGTGCCGCCGCTGCCGAGCGCCGAGCACCCGGAGATCGAAGCCGACTTCAAGTACTTCCAGAAAGTGTTCGCCGACACCTACTTCAAGACCATTTCCGACTCGCTCAAATGGCATGCGCCGAACCAGATGCTGCTCGGTGGCCGCTTTGCCGTCAGCACCCCGGAAGCCGTGGCCTCCTGCGCGCAGTTCTGCGATGTGCTGAGCTTCAACCTGTACACCCTCAAGCCGCAGGACGGCTACGACTTCGCCGCGTTGCGCGAGCTGGACAAACCGGTGCTGATCACCGAGTTCAACTTCGGCTCCACCGACCGCGGCCCGTTCTGGGGCGGCGTGACGCCGCTGGCCAAGGAAGAAGACCGCGGCCCGGCCTACGCCAACTTCCTCAAGCAGGCCCTAAGCGAGCCGTCGATCGTCGGCGTGCACTGGTTCCAATACCTGGACCAGCCGGTGACCGGGCGTTTGCTGGACGGCGAAAACGGCCACTTCGGCCTGGTGGGCGTGACCGACCTGCCGTTCCAGGGCTTTGTCGAGGCGGTGCGCAAGAGCAACCTGGCGACCGTCGGGCAGATCGGCAAAGAGGCATCGCGGCCGCTGGGCGACACCGGTCACGAAGCCGAAGGCGGGCGCAAAGGCGAGGCCGGCAAGGGGCCGGACGCCGGCCATGCCGGGGGGCACTCGGGCAACGGCCACTGA
- a CDS encoding OmpA family protein, which translates to MSVLTRSVLPVLLLGSLLTGCATHSDGTAPLNQRTWPICSLIGGLVGGGLGALENGGWAGGGAALGILTGGLICYAQDGDEDGDGVFDRRDRCPDTPANTPVDHRGCPLPQYPATEKPAPQTEVITLSDAGNVLFDFDKSDLTPAAKSQLDALMDKLRNADVVSIKVIGHTDSKGTDAYNQALSERRASSVAAYLLSQGLEPGKLTSEGRGEREPVADNNTDEGRAQNRRVELHINR; encoded by the coding sequence ATGAGTGTTCTCACAAGGTCCGTCTTGCCGGTTCTGCTGCTGGGCAGCCTGCTGACCGGTTGCGCCACCCACAGCGATGGCACCGCTCCCCTCAATCAACGCACATGGCCGATCTGCAGCCTCATCGGCGGGCTGGTCGGCGGCGGTCTCGGCGCGCTCGAAAACGGTGGTTGGGCGGGCGGCGGCGCGGCGTTGGGGATCCTCACCGGCGGACTGATCTGTTACGCCCAGGACGGCGATGAAGACGGCGACGGCGTGTTCGACCGCCGCGACCGTTGCCCCGACACACCGGCCAACACGCCGGTCGACCACCGCGGCTGCCCGCTGCCGCAGTACCCGGCCACCGAGAAACCGGCCCCGCAGACCGAAGTCATCACCCTGAGCGATGCCGGCAACGTGCTGTTCGATTTCGACAAGTCCGACCTGACCCCGGCGGCGAAAAGCCAACTGGATGCGTTGATGGACAAGCTGCGCAACGCCGACGTGGTGAGCATCAAGGTCATCGGCCACACCGACAGCAAAGGCACCGACGCCTACAACCAGGCCCTGTCGGAACGGCGCGCCAGCAGCGTGGCGGCGTACTTGCTGAGCCAAGGGCTGGAGCCCGGCAAGCTCACCAGCGAAGGACGCGGCGAGCGCGAACCGGTGGCGGACAACAACACCGACGAGGGCCGCGCGCAGAACCGTCGCGTGGAACTTCACATCAATCGTTAG
- a CDS encoding OmpA family protein encodes MSIVRTALPLVLLTSVLTGCAGLQKTDWPTCAAVGGVVGAGLGATESSSWAGYGALLVGGTAAAYCWVHGDGDEDGDGVPDSRDKCPHTPRGVKVDADGCPPPAPAPVVEEAVVVKEETIVIRDVHFQFDKATLTPSDKQVLDKVASRLKQESSTAQLTVTGHTDSVGSDAYNKKLSDRRAHSVVEYLIQQGVPRASFVSVTGAGESQPVADNKTADGRALNRRTEIKIVR; translated from the coding sequence ATGAGCATAGTTCGGACAGCATTGCCCTTGGTTCTGCTAACCAGTGTGTTGACTGGTTGTGCAGGTTTGCAGAAAACCGACTGGCCGACCTGTGCGGCAGTCGGCGGTGTCGTCGGCGCAGGTCTCGGGGCGACGGAAAGTTCGTCCTGGGCCGGTTACGGCGCGCTGTTGGTCGGCGGCACGGCAGCGGCCTACTGCTGGGTGCACGGTGACGGCGACGAGGACGGCGACGGTGTGCCGGACAGCCGCGACAAGTGCCCCCACACGCCTCGCGGCGTGAAGGTCGACGCCGACGGCTGCCCTCCACCGGCACCTGCGCCAGTGGTGGAAGAAGCGGTCGTGGTCAAGGAAGAAACCATCGTGATCCGCGATGTGCACTTCCAGTTCGACAAGGCCACGCTGACGCCATCCGATAAACAGGTCCTGGACAAGGTCGCCTCGCGCCTGAAACAGGAATCCTCCACCGCGCAGCTGACCGTGACCGGTCACACCGACAGCGTGGGCAGCGATGCCTACAACAAGAAACTGTCGGACCGCCGTGCGCACTCGGTGGTCGAGTACCTGATCCAGCAAGGCGTGCCTCGCGCAAGCTTCGTGTCGGTGACCGGTGCCGGCGAAAGCCAGCCGGTGGCGGACAACAAGACTGCGGACGGCCGCGCGCTGAACCGTCGCACGGAAATCAAAATCGTGCGTTGA
- a CDS encoding GTP pyrophosphokinase has translation MNEANQSLERQHAEKLPLYERYAASLEQLLSKKLTENNVKHHLIESRAKDTKSFLKKVSNPVKDYRKPFEDITDLVGLRVITFYEDDIDEVEKQLVGLFKQVQPKEVKKPADESTFGYRSVHFIVQIEPGTEIPDELTSLTGLKFEIQVRTVLQHAWAAISHKLEYKRDSDVPENLKRKLFRLAALFEIADDEFESLRALSQQEDVNIGKKLEQEETDIPIDLASLKQHLNLLSGSAFLQDARNAGFAVDRPNTVARDDNETFSKLIQICKLAGLTTIRQLDETLESASVFAHEFFRELIRRNKERGSSSWSASVAFICQLLILREKSSQLSEDHLIALDWDRGMAEQVLSVAKKFARD, from the coding sequence ATGAATGAAGCGAACCAATCTCTGGAAAGGCAACACGCTGAAAAACTCCCTCTATACGAAAGATACGCTGCGTCCCTAGAGCAACTCCTGAGCAAAAAACTGACAGAAAACAACGTCAAGCATCACCTGATCGAGTCAAGGGCAAAAGACACCAAAAGCTTCCTGAAGAAAGTAAGCAACCCCGTAAAGGATTACCGGAAGCCTTTCGAAGACATCACCGATCTTGTCGGCCTGCGGGTGATCACCTTCTACGAAGACGACATAGACGAAGTGGAAAAACAGCTGGTGGGCCTGTTCAAGCAGGTTCAACCCAAAGAGGTCAAAAAACCGGCAGACGAGTCGACTTTTGGTTACCGCTCCGTTCACTTCATTGTTCAGATCGAACCCGGCACCGAGATTCCCGACGAGCTCACATCACTGACCGGGCTGAAGTTTGAGATTCAGGTCAGAACCGTGCTTCAACATGCCTGGGCGGCGATATCGCACAAGCTCGAATACAAGCGCGACTCCGATGTGCCAGAAAACCTGAAAAGGAAGCTCTTTCGACTTGCGGCCCTGTTTGAGATCGCCGACGACGAGTTCGAGTCGTTGAGGGCGCTGTCTCAACAGGAGGATGTAAACATTGGCAAAAAGCTGGAACAGGAGGAGACGGACATACCGATAGACCTCGCGTCCCTGAAGCAACATTTGAACTTGCTTTCAGGCTCGGCATTTCTCCAGGACGCCCGAAACGCCGGATTTGCTGTCGATCGGCCCAATACCGTCGCACGCGACGACAACGAGACGTTTTCGAAACTGATCCAAATCTGCAAATTGGCCGGGCTGACGACGATCCGCCAACTTGACGAGACGCTCGAATCGGCCTCCGTCTTCGCGCATGAATTTTTCCGCGAACTCATCAGACGCAACAAGGAACGAGGCAGCAGCAGTTGGTCCGCGAGCGTCGCCTTCATCTGCCAACTCCTGATCCTGCGGGAAAAATCGTCGCAGCTCTCCGAGGACCACCTGATAGCACTCGATTGGGACCGCGGTATGGCGGAGCAAGTGCTTTCCGTCGCGAAGAAATTTGCCCGAGACTGA
- a CDS encoding YchJ family protein, with protein sequence MSTAICPCGSGNLLDACCGHYHAGHPAPCAEALMRSRYSAYVLGLVDYLVATTLPAQQAGLDRQSISDWSAQSTWLGLEVESSEVLGGQPEHAFVTFTARWHDSQGEHSHRERSSFVQNAGRWYFIDPTVAMKTGRNDACPCASGQKFKKCCAGYFQ encoded by the coding sequence ATGAGTACAGCCATTTGCCCCTGCGGCAGCGGCAACCTGCTGGACGCCTGCTGCGGCCATTATCATGCCGGCCATCCGGCCCCCTGCGCCGAAGCCCTGATGCGCTCGCGCTACAGCGCCTACGTGCTGGGCCTGGTCGACTACCTGGTGGCGACCACCCTGCCCGCCCAGCAAGCGGGGCTGGACCGCCAGTCGATCAGCGACTGGAGCGCCCAGAGCACCTGGCTCGGCCTTGAGGTGGAAAGCTCCGAAGTGCTCGGCGGCCAGCCGGAACACGCCTTCGTCACCTTCACCGCCCGCTGGCACGACAGCCAGGGCGAACACAGCCACCGCGAACGCTCCTCGTTCGTGCAGAACGCCGGCCGCTGGTACTTCATCGACCCGACCGTAGCGATGAAGACCGGCCGCAACGACGCCTGCCCCTGCGCCAGCGGGCAGAAGTTCAAGAAGTGCTGCGCCGGTTATTTTCAGTAG
- a CDS encoding collagen-like protein, translating to MRKLCLLAAFISPLACAQVVSVETNSLMRLPNTTSTLQLERLEVADYGTLLVPSNVTELTVKELRLGHEARIAIVPGEQALDMKVSRADLAEGSRITARGAPGTYEKAARAGRNLNLQFKALNAPQLSVDARGGTGAPGFVGLDGANGQDPGCTWGQAGRGFDGSDGSDGQPGAPGGLVRLEVPRDFPAQLIKVDVAGGAGGPAGPGGKPGAGGKSKGCLVYRADGGKSGRPGADGQPGPVGAAGSVTVQHL from the coding sequence ATGCGTAAACTCTGCCTGCTCGCTGCATTCATCAGTCCACTGGCCTGCGCCCAGGTGGTCAGCGTCGAAACCAACTCCCTGATGCGCCTGCCCAACACCACCAGCACACTGCAGCTGGAACGGCTGGAGGTCGCCGACTACGGCACCTTGCTGGTGCCGTCCAACGTCACCGAGCTGACCGTCAAGGAACTGCGCCTGGGCCACGAAGCGCGGATCGCCATCGTGCCGGGCGAACAGGCGCTGGACATGAAGGTCAGCCGTGCGGACCTGGCCGAAGGAAGCCGGATCACCGCGCGCGGGGCGCCGGGCACCTACGAAAAGGCGGCCCGCGCCGGACGCAACCTGAACCTGCAGTTCAAGGCGCTGAACGCACCGCAGCTGTCGGTCGATGCCCGCGGCGGCACCGGGGCGCCGGGGTTCGTCGGCCTGGACGGCGCCAACGGCCAGGATCCGGGCTGCACCTGGGGCCAGGCCGGCCGCGGTTTTGACGGCAGCGACGGCAGCGACGGCCAGCCGGGCGCGCCGGGCGGCCTGGTGCGTCTCGAAGTGCCGCGGGATTTCCCGGCGCAGTTGATCAAGGTCGATGTGGCCGGCGGCGCCGGCGGCCCGGCGGGGCCTGGCGGCAAGCCTGGGGCGGGCGGCAAGTCCAAGGGCTGCCTGGTGTACCGCGCCGACGGCGGCAAGAGCGGCCGTCCGGGCGCCGATGGCCAGCCGGGGCCTGTGGGCGCGGCAGGTTCCGTGACCGTGCAGCACCTGTAA
- a CDS encoding DUF1145 domain-containing protein translates to MKLLWGLGRLLTLLFVCVVLANQLVPFVRPLHLLVNLAGGLWLLIHVLEALLCNRSLKGRPHPWRDRGRILLFGVFHLQTIPAPAAPEASHA, encoded by the coding sequence ATGAAGCTGTTATGGGGGCTGGGGCGGTTGTTGACCCTGCTGTTCGTTTGCGTGGTGCTGGCCAATCAGTTGGTGCCGTTTGTCCGTCCGCTGCACCTGCTGGTCAACCTGGCCGGCGGTCTCTGGCTGCTGATCCACGTCCTCGAGGCGCTGCTGTGCAACCGCAGCCTCAAAGGGCGTCCGCACCCTTGGCGCGACCGTGGCCGCATCCTGCTGTTCGGCGTTTTCCACCTGCAAACCATCCCGGCCCCGGCCGCCCCGGAGGCTTCCCATGCGTAA
- a CDS encoding serine hydrolase domain-containing protein yields MQIQGHYELQFEAVRDAFAALFDDPQERGGALCIRVGGETVLDLWAGTADKDGSEAWHSDTIANLFSCTKPFAAVTALQLVAEGKLQLDVPVARYWPEFAAAGKESVTLRQLLCHQAGLPALRELMAPQALYEWQTMVDALAAEAPWWTPGTGHGYAAITYGWLVGELLRRADGRGPGESIVARVAKPLGLDFHVGLADEEFHRVAHIARGKGNAGDAAAQRLLQVTMREPTAMTTRAFTNPPSVLTSTNKPEWRRMQQPAANGHGNARSLAGFYAGLLDGSLLESEMLDELTREHSLGEDKTLLTRTRFGLGCMLDQPDVPNATYGLGPRAFGHPGAGGSVGFADPEHDVAFGFVTNTLGPYVLMDPRAQKLARVLATCL; encoded by the coding sequence GTGCAGATTCAGGGACATTACGAGCTTCAATTCGAAGCGGTGCGCGACGCCTTTGCGGCACTGTTCGACGATCCCCAGGAGCGCGGCGGGGCGCTGTGCATCCGGGTCGGTGGAGAGACCGTCCTCGACCTCTGGGCCGGCACCGCCGACAAGGACGGCAGCGAAGCCTGGCACAGCGACACCATCGCCAACCTGTTCTCCTGCACCAAGCCGTTCGCCGCCGTCACGGCGCTGCAACTGGTGGCCGAAGGCAAGTTGCAACTGGACGTTCCCGTCGCCCGCTACTGGCCTGAATTCGCCGCTGCCGGCAAGGAATCCGTCACCCTGCGCCAATTGCTCTGCCACCAGGCCGGCCTGCCGGCCCTGCGCGAGCTGATGGCACCGCAAGCCCTGTACGAATGGCAGACCATGGTCGACGCCCTCGCGGCGGAGGCGCCGTGGTGGACGCCGGGCACCGGCCACGGCTACGCCGCGATCACCTACGGTTGGCTGGTGGGCGAACTGTTGCGCCGGGCCGACGGGCGCGGGCCGGGCGAATCCATCGTGGCCCGGGTCGCCAAGCCGCTGGGGCTGGACTTCCATGTCGGCCTCGCCGATGAGGAATTCCATCGCGTGGCCCACATCGCCCGGGGCAAGGGCAACGCCGGTGACGCCGCCGCCCAGCGCCTGCTGCAAGTGACGATGCGGGAGCCGACCGCCATGACCACCCGCGCCTTCACCAACCCGCCGTCGGTGCTCACCAGCACCAACAAGCCTGAGTGGCGGCGCATGCAGCAGCCGGCGGCCAACGGCCACGGCAATGCGCGCAGCCTGGCCGGGTTCTACGCCGGCCTGCTCGACGGCAGCCTGCTGGAAAGCGAAATGCTCGACGAGCTGACCCGCGAACACAGCCTCGGCGAGGACAAGACGCTGCTGACCCGCACCCGCTTCGGCCTGGGCTGCATGCTCGACCAGCCCGACGTGCCGAACGCCACCTACGGCCTCGGCCCGCGCGCCTTCGGCCATCCGGGGGCGGGCGGCTCCGTCGGTTTTGCTGATCCGGAGCACGATGTCGCGTTCGGTTTTGTGACAAATACCTTGGGGCCGTACGTCTTGATGGATCCGCGCGCGCAGAAGCTGGCGCGGGTGCTTGCCACTTGTCTGTAA